The Thermosynechococcus sp. genome has a segment encoding these proteins:
- a CDS encoding MAPEG family protein: MLSNIPWLLAASLLTATLLIYFPYIFVVVGRLQAGFDMAAPRALFEKLPPFAQRAVWAHENSFETFMPFAAAVLLTLFAGVNNATVAIASLSFVVARFLYSICYIANFPLGRSLMFGVGTAATLTLFWQSLTTLAP, encoded by the coding sequence ATGTTGAGCAATATCCCTTGGCTACTGGCTGCAAGTTTACTGACAGCAACGCTGCTTATCTATTTCCCCTACATTTTTGTTGTGGTAGGACGCCTGCAGGCGGGCTTTGACATGGCGGCTCCCCGTGCCCTTTTTGAGAAGCTCCCTCCCTTTGCCCAGCGGGCGGTGTGGGCCCATGAAAATAGCTTTGAAACCTTTATGCCTTTTGCGGCGGCGGTGTTGCTAACCCTCTTTGCTGGGGTGAATAATGCAACGGTGGCGATCGCCAGCCTCAGTTTTGTCGTAGCTCGCTTTTTATACAGCATTTGCTACATTGCCAACTTTCCCTTAGGGCGCTCCCTTATGTTTGGTGTCGGGACGGCAGCCACCCTGACGCTTTTTTGGCAAAGTCTTACCACCCTAGCCCCTTAA
- a CDS encoding 6-carboxytetrahydropterin synthase produces the protein MNCIIHRRAEFAASHRYWLPEWSEAENLARFGANSRFPGHGHNYELLVSMDGVVDDFGMVLNLSDVKHIIRREVIEPLNFSYLNEVWPEFQATLPTTEHIARVIWDRLFPHLPLVRIRLFEHPRLWADYTGDPMEAYLSVGAHFSAAHRLALQDLSYEENCRIYGKCARPHGHGHNYHVEITVKGAIHPRTGMVVDLVKLEEVLKEQVIEPLDHTFLNEDIPYFATVVPTAENIAIYIAHLLQEPIRQLGATLHRVKLIESPNNSCEILCEESPPRNEVLSGALPVLERA, from the coding sequence ATGAATTGTATTATCCACCGCCGTGCTGAGTTTGCCGCCAGTCATCGCTACTGGTTACCAGAATGGTCTGAAGCGGAGAATTTGGCTCGGTTTGGTGCCAATAGTCGCTTTCCTGGCCACGGTCACAACTATGAGTTGCTTGTGTCTATGGACGGGGTTGTTGATGACTTTGGCATGGTGTTAAACCTATCGGATGTCAAGCACATCATTCGCCGTGAGGTCATTGAACCCCTGAATTTTTCCTATCTCAATGAAGTGTGGCCAGAGTTTCAAGCCACGTTACCCACAACTGAGCATATTGCGCGGGTGATTTGGGATCGACTCTTTCCCCATTTACCCCTTGTGCGCATTCGCCTGTTTGAACATCCCCGCCTTTGGGCGGACTACACAGGAGACCCTATGGAAGCCTATCTTTCTGTTGGTGCTCACTTCAGTGCGGCCCATCGCCTAGCCCTTCAGGACCTCAGCTACGAAGAGAACTGCCGCATCTATGGCAAGTGTGCCCGCCCCCACGGCCATGGCCACAACTACCATGTGGAAATTACGGTTAAGGGAGCAATCCATCCCCGTACCGGCATGGTTGTGGATTTGGTCAAGCTGGAGGAAGTCCTCAAGGAACAGGTGATTGAACCCTTGGATCACACGTTTTTGAATGAGGATATTCCCTACTTCGCGACGGTGGTGCCAACGGCAGAAAATATCGCCATCTACATTGCCCATTTGTTGCAGGAGCCAATTCGCCAATTGGGTGCGACGCTTCATAGGGTGAAGTTGATTGAGAGTCCCAATAACTCTTGCGAAATCCTCTGCGAAGAATCGCCCCCTCGCAATGAGGTGCTCAGTGGTGCTCTACCGGTGTTGGAGCGAGCCTAG
- a CDS encoding Ycf51 family protein: MLTPTDFATYSRWAGMATLVMTGLTALAFVFRWGVRFRFVGISGFLGVVTVGLFALSIVPIVHSPVPGAGKYTLVYDNGATQAVITVPADIDPPTLEATLVQAANDLFSLGRLGRGGDRLTVIARTIQHPEPGVSEPVILGVATRSLSDRADKNVTVQLLQH; encoded by the coding sequence GTGCTGACCCCCACCGATTTTGCCACCTATAGCCGCTGGGCAGGCATGGCCACCCTTGTCATGACCGGCTTGACTGCACTCGCTTTTGTTTTTCGCTGGGGTGTGCGCTTTCGCTTTGTCGGTATTAGCGGGTTTCTTGGTGTTGTGACGGTCGGACTTTTTGCCCTGAGTATTGTGCCGATTGTTCACTCCCCAGTGCCTGGTGCCGGCAAATACACCCTCGTCTATGACAATGGTGCCACTCAAGCGGTGATCACTGTTCCTGCCGACATTGACCCCCCTACCCTGGAAGCAACCCTTGTCCAGGCCGCCAATGATTTATTTTCCTTGGGACGGCTAGGCCGAGGGGGCGATCGCCTGACCGTGATTGCCCGTACTATCCAACATCCTGAACCGGGGGTAAGTGAGCCGGTCATTTTAGGGGTGGCCACGCGTTCGTTGAGCGATCGCGCCGATAAGAATGTCACAGTTCAACTGCTTCAACATTAG
- the metE gene encoding 5-methyltetrahydropteroyltriglutamate--homocysteine S-methyltransferase, with protein sequence MNIQTATLGYPRIGKNRELKKALEAFWSNQLDAEALLKKAQDIELQNWQKQLEAGIDRIGIGDLSLYDSVLDWSIRLGIIPERYRSFTGLDQYFAMARGKDGIPALEMTKWFDTNYHYLVPEISESFQPTDFSDFLETVRRAQTLLGDRAVPIVLGPLTLLRLSRLETNLEQAVSYLRDRYLILLKELKNLGVVEVQIHEPALVLEDADSFKSFYQSTFDTLRQANLPIHLVTYFDDLGAAWPWVMELPVTCISLDFTRGQNLALLKQYGFPADKQLGVGIIDGRNIWKIRPELVLSTLTTIQSITANIRLHPSSSLQFVPYDAKREVKLPEPLRHVLSFAEQKLDEVVLLAQVLSSNDGTHREILPQNPELTAIQAQWKAFEQFSPVNPTVQARLRNLSARDLERPLPYEQRRPLQPTLPLFPTTTIGSFPQTAEVRQLRVKLKRHEITQAEYEAAIDAEIAKCIRLQEEVGLDVLVHGEFERSDMVEFFGQQLSGFAFTEHGWVQSYGSRCVRPPIIYGDVARTQPMTVREFKVAQSLTDKIVKAMLTGPVTMMNWSFTRTDIPRSEQAMQIALALRDEVADLEAAGAKMIQIDEPALREGLPLKAERWNEYLSWAVDAFRLAAGVAKPETQIHTHMCYSQFGDIIEHIERLDADVLSIENSRSNNETLFQITDAGYGHQVGVGVYDVHSPAVPSVEQLVQQLRTSVENLPPEQIWVNPDCGLKTRRWEEVIPSLKNMVEATRTIRQAAMQSKNNA encoded by the coding sequence ATGAACATTCAAACCGCAACCCTGGGCTATCCCCGTATTGGCAAAAACCGTGAGTTAAAAAAGGCACTAGAAGCCTTTTGGAGCAATCAACTGGATGCAGAAGCTTTGCTCAAAAAAGCTCAAGACATTGAATTGCAGAATTGGCAAAAACAGCTTGAGGCGGGCATTGATCGTATTGGTATTGGTGATTTGAGTCTTTACGATTCTGTTTTAGATTGGAGCATCCGGCTTGGCATCATTCCAGAGCGGTACCGCTCTTTTACAGGTCTGGATCAATACTTTGCAATGGCAAGGGGCAAGGATGGTATTCCAGCCCTTGAGATGACTAAGTGGTTTGATACCAACTATCACTATTTAGTCCCTGAAATTAGTGAGTCTTTTCAACCAACCGACTTCAGTGATTTCCTAGAAACTGTTCGTCGTGCTCAAACCCTCCTAGGCGATCGCGCCGTTCCAATCGTGCTGGGGCCTCTCACCCTCCTACGGCTCAGTCGGCTAGAGACGAACCTAGAGCAAGCTGTTTCCTACTTGCGCGATCGCTATCTCATCCTGTTGAAGGAACTCAAAAATCTGGGTGTTGTTGAAGTGCAAATACACGAACCCGCCTTGGTCTTAGAAGATGCTGATAGCTTTAAGAGCTTCTATCAATCAACATTTGATACACTGCGTCAAGCTAACCTACCGATCCATCTTGTAACCTACTTTGATGACCTAGGGGCAGCCTGGCCCTGGGTGATGGAGTTACCTGTGACATGCATCAGTTTAGACTTTACCCGTGGGCAGAACCTAGCCCTGCTGAAACAGTATGGCTTCCCAGCAGATAAGCAATTGGGGGTAGGAATTATTGATGGCCGCAATATTTGGAAAATTCGGCCTGAATTGGTATTGTCAACCTTGACAACCATTCAAAGCATCACCGCCAATATTCGGCTACATCCCTCATCTTCCCTGCAATTTGTTCCCTATGATGCAAAGCGAGAGGTCAAGCTACCAGAGCCTCTGCGACATGTCTTGAGTTTTGCTGAGCAAAAGCTAGATGAGGTAGTCCTCTTGGCTCAGGTGCTCAGCAGCAATGATGGAACCCATCGCGAAATCTTACCGCAAAACCCCGAATTGACAGCCATACAAGCTCAATGGAAAGCCTTTGAGCAATTTAGCCCTGTCAATCCAACGGTGCAGGCGCGGCTGCGCAATCTGAGTGCGCGTGATTTAGAGCGCCCGCTGCCTTACGAGCAACGTCGCCCACTCCAGCCAACCCTGCCGCTCTTTCCAACGACAACGATTGGATCATTTCCCCAAACTGCCGAGGTTAGGCAACTGCGGGTGAAGTTAAAACGGCATGAAATCACCCAAGCCGAGTATGAAGCAGCAATCGATGCGGAAATTGCCAAGTGCATCCGGTTACAGGAGGAAGTGGGTCTAGATGTGTTGGTGCACGGTGAGTTTGAGCGCTCCGATATGGTCGAGTTCTTTGGCCAGCAGCTCTCTGGATTTGCCTTTACAGAACACGGTTGGGTGCAAAGCTATGGCAGCCGCTGTGTACGTCCACCAATTATTTATGGTGACGTTGCCCGCACTCAGCCGATGACCGTTCGCGAGTTTAAGGTGGCACAATCCCTCACCGACAAAATTGTTAAGGCCATGCTGACTGGACCTGTCACTATGATGAACTGGTCATTTACCCGCACTGACATTCCTCGCAGTGAACAGGCAATGCAGATTGCCCTTGCTTTGCGAGATGAAGTTGCGGATTTGGAAGCAGCCGGTGCGAAGATGATACAGATTGATGAACCTGCCCTGCGGGAAGGGCTACCCCTGAAAGCCGAACGCTGGAATGAGTATTTGTCTTGGGCTGTGGATGCCTTTCGGTTAGCTGCTGGTGTTGCCAAGCCTGAGACGCAAATTCACACCCACATGTGCTACTCCCAGTTTGGTGACATCATTGAGCACATCGAGCGGCTAGATGCGGATGTGTTGTCAATTGAAAATAGCCGCAGCAATAATGAGACCCTATTTCAAATTACAGATGCCGGCTACGGACATCAAGTCGGCGTCGGTGTTTATGATGTCCACAGCCCAGCGGTGCCCAGTGTTGAGCAGCTAGTGCAACAGCTCCGAACTTCAGTTGAAAATTTACCCCCTGAACAGATTTGGGTCAACCCTGATTGTGGCTTAAAAACTCGCCGCTGGGAGGAAGTGATTCCATCCCTGAAAAATATGGTAGAAGCCACCAGAACTATCCGGCAAGCGGCGATGCAATCTAAAAATAACGCCTAG
- the sufU gene encoding Fe-S cluster assembly sulfur transfer protein SufU: MSIDHLRTLYQQVILEHYKKPRHRGRTQPVDRQQRGHNPSCGDTIDLTVALQTNAQGETIIKDIQFEGEGCAIAMASADLMADALRGQPVSRALEMVEQFQAMMKGQFEFPPEFRKLNVMRGVAQFPVRIKCATLTWHTLRAALQQDQAPANGFVSNEEEQ, encoded by the coding sequence ATGTCTATCGATCATCTTCGCACCCTCTACCAGCAGGTTATTCTGGAACACTATAAGAAACCCCGCCATCGGGGTCGCACCCAGCCTGTGGATCGCCAGCAACGGGGACATAATCCCTCCTGTGGAGACACAATTGATTTAACTGTTGCCCTACAGACAAATGCGCAGGGCGAAACAATCATCAAGGATATTCAGTTTGAGGGGGAAGGTTGCGCGATCGCCATGGCCTCAGCAGACTTGATGGCCGATGCTCTGCGGGGTCAGCCCGTCAGTCGCGCCCTCGAAATGGTGGAGCAGTTCCAAGCCATGATGAAGGGACAATTTGAGTTTCCCCCGGAATTCCGGAAGCTGAATGTGATGCGAGGGGTGGCTCAGTTTCCGGTACGGATCAAGTGTGCCACCTTGACCTGGCATACCCTCCGCGCAGCCTTGCAACAAGATCAAGCCCCTGCGAATGGCTTTGTCAGTAATGAGGAGGAACAGTAG